In Pollutimonas sp. M17, a single genomic region encodes these proteins:
- the uvrC gene encoding excinuclease ABC subunit UvrC encodes MPDDFNLKSFLADLPHLPGVYRHIDAQGEVLYVGKARDLKKRVNSYFQKTLSSPRITHMVARVVRLEVTVTRSEAEALLLENNLIKRLKPRYNILFRDDKSYPYLMFSGHDIPRIAYYRGSTSGNGRYFGPYPNAWAVRETIQILQRVFRLRTCEDSVYANRSRPCLLHQIGRCSAPCVDLISDEAYRADVERAVQFLDGRASKVLRDIEKRMHEASEALEFERAALLRDQMGALAKVLQQQSMEKVGNDDVDVIAIASAGGRICVNLAMVRGGRHLGDKPFFPTHTHDDSPGEVLAAFVAQHYMDSGMPPVLVCSHALPDPDLMGLLAEQTGVKARILVKPQGMRKAWLEQAVKNAELALARLLTESSARAARSLALATVLELDTDEAALDALHIECFDISHTAGEATQASCVVYQHHAMQPSLYRRYNIAGITPGDDYAAMRQVLTRRFSRVADGQAQMPNVVLIDGGKGQVEIARQVFVELGLDTQTIVGVAKGEGRKVGLETLVFVDGRAPVALGIESAALMLVAQIRDEAHRFAITGMRAQRAKARNVSRLEEIEGIGARRRQKLLARFGGFSGVVDASVDDLRSVEGISDELAERIYQALR; translated from the coding sequence ATGCCCGACGACTTCAATCTCAAATCGTTTCTGGCTGACCTGCCGCATCTGCCCGGCGTGTATCGCCATATCGATGCACAGGGCGAGGTATTGTACGTAGGAAAGGCGCGCGACCTGAAGAAGCGCGTGAATTCGTATTTCCAGAAGACGCTTAGCAGCCCGCGCATCACCCATATGGTGGCGCGGGTCGTGCGGCTGGAGGTCACCGTCACGCGCTCCGAGGCCGAGGCGCTGCTGCTTGAAAACAACCTTATCAAGCGCTTGAAGCCGCGTTACAACATTCTTTTCAGGGATGACAAGTCGTATCCCTACCTGATGTTCAGCGGCCACGACATACCGCGCATCGCCTATTATCGCGGCAGCACCAGCGGCAACGGCCGGTATTTCGGGCCCTATCCCAATGCCTGGGCCGTGCGCGAAACCATACAGATACTGCAACGCGTGTTCCGCCTGCGCACCTGCGAGGACAGCGTCTACGCCAACCGCTCCAGACCCTGCCTGCTGCATCAGATAGGGCGTTGTTCGGCGCCCTGTGTAGATCTGATCTCCGACGAGGCCTATCGCGCCGACGTCGAGCGCGCCGTGCAGTTCCTGGACGGCCGCGCCAGCAAGGTGTTGCGCGACATCGAGAAGCGCATGCACGAAGCGTCCGAAGCGCTGGAGTTCGAGCGCGCCGCGTTGCTGCGCGACCAGATGGGCGCGCTGGCCAAGGTGCTGCAGCAGCAGTCCATGGAAAAAGTCGGCAACGACGATGTGGACGTGATCGCCATCGCCTCGGCGGGCGGGCGCATCTGCGTCAACCTGGCCATGGTGCGCGGCGGCCGGCACCTGGGCGACAAGCCCTTCTTTCCGACCCATACCCATGACGACAGCCCGGGCGAGGTGCTGGCGGCTTTCGTGGCGCAGCACTACATGGATAGCGGCATGCCGCCGGTGCTGGTCTGTTCGCACGCGCTGCCCGACCCCGACCTGATGGGGCTGCTGGCCGAGCAGACGGGCGTCAAGGCCCGGATACTGGTCAAGCCCCAGGGCATGCGCAAGGCCTGGCTGGAGCAGGCGGTGAAGAACGCGGAGCTCGCGCTGGCTCGCCTGCTGACCGAGTCCAGCGCCCGTGCGGCGCGCAGCCTGGCCCTGGCCACCGTGCTGGAACTGGACACCGACGAGGCGGCCCTGGACGCCCTGCATATCGAGTGCTTCGACATCAGCCATACCGCCGGCGAGGCTACGCAAGCGTCTTGCGTGGTGTATCAGCACCATGCCATGCAGCCGTCCCTGTATCGCCGGTACAACATCGCCGGCATTACGCCGGGCGACGATTACGCCGCCATGCGCCAGGTGCTGACGCGCCGTTTCAGCCGGGTGGCGGACGGGCAGGCCCAGATGCCCAATGTGGTGCTGATCGACGGCGGAAAGGGGCAGGTGGAGATCGCCCGGCAGGTTTTCGTGGAACTGGGCCTGGACACGCAGACCATCGTCGGGGTGGCCAAGGGGGAAGGCCGCAAGGTGGGCCTGGAAACGCTGGTATTCGTCGATGGCCGCGCCCCGGTGGCCCTGGGCATCGAGTCCGCGGCTTTGATGCTGGTGGCGCAGATTCGCGACGAGGCGCACCGTTTCGCCATTACGGGCATGCGCGCGCAACGGGCCAAGGCGCGCAATGTATCGCGCCTGGAAGAGATCGAGGGCATAGGCGCGCGGCGGCGTCAGAAGCTGCTGGCGCGCTTTGGCGGGTTCTCCGGCGTGGTCGACGCCAGCGTCGACGACCTGCGGTCCGTGGAAGGGATTTCCGACGAATTGGCCGAACGCATCTATCAGGCCCTCCGATAA
- the nagZ gene encoding beta-N-acetylhexosaminidase produces the protein MVAKNTRATLPPGPVMVDVEGTVLTAHERARLRDPLVGGVILFARNFDHREQLAALCQAIHDERDEPLLIAVDHEGGRVQRFRTDGFTSIPAMSVFGELWSQDSLAAMRLASETGYVLGAELRACGVDLSFTPVLDLDYGVSKVIGNRSFHRDPRVVAMLARALIQGLALAGMAACGKHFPGHGAVEADSHHEIPVDERDFEQIMQKDAAPYGWLGDMVLPSVMPAHVIYPKVDPHPAGFSAHWIQKVLRQDLAYDGVVFSDDLTMEGATVAGDILARAQAALGAGCDMVLVCNRPDLADDLLARLQVEHSPASIQRIRRLTPCIPALDWDALQADERYQYARRLQSQIVSG, from the coding sequence ATGGTAGCCAAGAATACGCGCGCGACTCTGCCTCCCGGCCCGGTCATGGTGGATGTCGAAGGAACCGTGCTGACGGCGCACGAGCGTGCCCGCCTGCGCGATCCGCTGGTGGGCGGGGTGATACTCTTCGCCCGCAACTTCGATCATCGCGAACAGCTGGCCGCCTTGTGCCAGGCCATACACGACGAGCGCGACGAGCCCTTGCTCATCGCGGTGGACCACGAAGGAGGGCGGGTGCAGCGTTTCCGGACCGACGGCTTCACGTCCATTCCCGCCATGAGCGTGTTCGGCGAGCTCTGGTCGCAGGATTCGCTGGCCGCCATGCGCCTGGCGTCGGAAACGGGCTATGTGCTGGGCGCCGAGCTGCGCGCCTGCGGCGTGGACCTGAGCTTCACCCCTGTGCTGGATCTGGACTACGGGGTCAGCAAAGTCATCGGCAACCGCTCCTTCCACCGCGATCCCCGCGTCGTGGCCATGCTGGCGCGCGCCCTGATACAGGGCCTGGCGCTGGCGGGCATGGCCGCCTGCGGCAAGCACTTTCCCGGCCATGGCGCGGTCGAAGCCGATTCGCACCACGAGATTCCCGTCGACGAGCGCGACTTCGAGCAGATCATGCAGAAAGACGCGGCGCCCTACGGCTGGCTGGGCGACATGGTCCTGCCCTCGGTCATGCCGGCCCACGTCATCTATCCCAAGGTCGACCCTCATCCCGCCGGCTTTTCCGCGCATTGGATACAGAAGGTGTTGCGCCAGGACCTGGCTTACGATGGCGTGGTCTTTTCCGACGACCTGACCATGGAAGGCGCGACGGTGGCCGGCGACATCCTGGCCCGCGCCCAGGCCGCCCTGGGGGCGGGCTGCGACATGGTGCTTGTGTGCAACCGCCCCGACCTGGCCGACGACCTCCTGGCCCGCCTACAGGTGGAGCACAGCCCCGCTTCGATCCAGCGCATACGCCGCCTGACCCCGTGCATCCCGGCCCTGGACTGGGACGCCTTGCAGGCCGATGAACGTTATCAATATGCCCGACGACTTCAATCTCAAATCGTTTCTGGCTGA
- the paaI gene encoding hydroxyphenylacetyl-CoA thioesterase PaaI, translated as MMSSLAPTSTQDAALPEDPQALAELTARTMYDGDAASQALGARVVSVGPGTASMAMTVRADMLNGHKTCHGGFIFALADSTFAFACNSRNAATVASGCTIDYLAPGFEGDVLTAQATEYSLAGRTGVYDVQVTNQDGKRIAIFRGRSYRIKGQVVGG; from the coding sequence ATGATGAGTTCCCTGGCGCCTACTTCCACGCAAGACGCGGCCCTGCCCGAAGATCCGCAGGCCCTGGCCGAACTGACGGCCAGAACCATGTACGACGGCGATGCCGCCTCCCAGGCACTGGGAGCGCGCGTCGTTTCGGTGGGGCCGGGCACGGCGAGCATGGCCATGACGGTGCGGGCCGACATGCTCAACGGCCACAAGACCTGCCATGGCGGCTTCATTTTCGCCCTGGCGGACAGCACTTTTGCGTTTGCGTGCAACTCGCGCAATGCGGCAACGGTGGCGTCGGGCTGCACCATCGATTATCTGGCTCCCGGCTTCGAGGGCGATGTGCTGACCGCGCAGGCCACGGAATATTCGCTGGCCGGGCGCACGGGCGTCTACGACGTGCAGGTCACCAACCAGGACGGCAAGCGCATCGCGATTTTCCGCGGGCGCTCGTATCGCATCAAAGGCCAGGTGGTTGGCGGATAG
- the pgsA gene encoding CDP-diacylglycerol--glycerol-3-phosphate 3-phosphatidyltransferase: protein MPMNLPIALTWLRIAMIPLIVALFYIPADWISVPLRDTVAALAFIVAALTDWFDGWLARRWNQTSSFGAFLDPVADKLMVCAALLILLDLNRVDSFIALIIIGREITISALREWMAKIGASGSVAVHWLGKFKTAAQMVAIPCLLYWRPFHGISLELIGQILIVIAAILTVWSMCYYLRRAWPEIRDRSDRR, encoded by the coding sequence ATGCCCATGAATCTACCCATCGCCCTGACCTGGCTGCGCATCGCCATGATCCCCCTGATCGTGGCGCTGTTCTACATCCCGGCCGACTGGATCTCGGTGCCGCTGCGCGACACCGTGGCCGCGCTGGCCTTCATCGTGGCCGCCCTGACCGATTGGTTCGATGGCTGGCTGGCCCGCCGCTGGAACCAGACCTCGTCCTTCGGCGCCTTCCTGGATCCGGTCGCCGACAAGCTCATGGTCTGCGCGGCCCTGCTGATATTGCTGGATCTGAACCGGGTCGACTCCTTCATCGCCCTGATCATCATCGGGCGTGAGATCACCATTTCGGCCCTGCGCGAATGGATGGCCAAAATCGGCGCCAGCGGCAGCGTGGCGGTGCATTGGCTGGGCAAATTCAAGACCGCCGCCCAGATGGTCGCGATTCCCTGCCTGCTGTACTGGAGGCCCTTCCATGGCATATCCCTGGAACTCATCGGTCAGATACTGATCGTCATCGCCGCCATCCTGACGGTATGGTCCATGTGCTATTACCTGCGCCGCGCATGGCCTGAAATCCGCGACCGCTCCGACCGGCGCTGA
- the aceA gene encoding isocitrate lyase codes for MTTRENEIRDLQKTWAEDPRWQGIKRGYGAEDVVRLRGSVPVEHTLARRGARKLWDLLHTEPFVNSLGALTGNQAMQQVKAGLKAIYLSGWQVAGDANGAGEMYPDQSLYPANSVPQVVRRINNALTRCDQIQWMEGKNPGDPDYLDYYAPIVADAEAGFGGVLNAFELMKAMIEAGAAGVHFEDQLASVKKCGHMGGKVLVPTRDAVAKLVSARLAADVLNVPTLLLARTDADAADLLTSDIDDNDRPFITGERTAEGFFRTRAGIEQGISRGLAYAPYADLLWCETSTPNLEYARQFAEAIHSRFPGKMLAYNCSPSFNWKKNLDDATVAKFQRELGAMGYKFQFITLAGFHALNYGMFELAHGYARRQMSAFVELQQKEFAAADIGFTAVKHQREVGTGYFDAVTQAIEGGQSSTTALAGSTEEAQFESASGEGLKVA; via the coding sequence ATGACTACACGGGAAAATGAAATACGCGACCTGCAGAAAACCTGGGCCGAGGATCCGCGCTGGCAAGGCATCAAACGCGGCTACGGCGCCGAAGACGTTGTCCGTCTGCGGGGTTCGGTGCCGGTCGAACATACCCTGGCCCGCCGCGGCGCCCGGAAACTGTGGGACCTGCTGCATACCGAGCCTTTCGTCAATTCCCTGGGCGCCCTGACCGGCAACCAGGCCATGCAGCAGGTCAAGGCGGGGCTGAAGGCCATCTACCTGTCTGGCTGGCAGGTGGCGGGCGACGCCAATGGCGCGGGCGAGATGTATCCCGACCAATCCCTGTATCCCGCCAATTCGGTTCCGCAGGTCGTGCGCCGCATCAATAATGCGCTGACACGCTGCGATCAGATCCAGTGGATGGAAGGAAAGAATCCCGGCGACCCGGATTACCTGGATTACTACGCGCCCATCGTGGCCGACGCCGAGGCGGGCTTCGGCGGCGTGCTGAACGCCTTTGAACTGATGAAGGCCATGATAGAGGCGGGCGCGGCCGGGGTGCATTTCGAAGACCAGCTCGCGTCGGTCAAGAAATGCGGCCATATGGGCGGCAAGGTGCTTGTGCCTACCCGCGACGCCGTCGCCAAGCTGGTGTCGGCCCGCCTGGCCGCCGACGTGCTCAATGTGCCCACGCTGCTGCTGGCCCGCACGGATGCCGACGCGGCCGACCTGCTTACCAGCGATATCGACGATAACGACCGTCCCTTCATCACCGGCGAGCGTACCGCCGAAGGCTTCTTCCGCACGCGCGCCGGCATTGAGCAGGGCATTTCGCGCGGCCTGGCCTACGCGCCTTACGCCGATCTGCTGTGGTGCGAAACCTCCACGCCCAACCTGGAGTACGCCCGTCAATTCGCCGAGGCGATCCATAGCCGCTTCCCGGGCAAGATGCTGGCCTATAACTGCTCGCCGTCCTTCAACTGGAAGAAGAACCTGGACGATGCCACGGTCGCGAAGTTCCAGCGCGAACTGGGCGCCATGGGCTACAAGTTCCAGTTCATCACCCTGGCGGGTTTTCATGCCCTGAACTACGGCATGTTCGAGCTGGCCCATGGCTACGCCCGCCGCCAGATGAGCGCTTTCGTGGAGCTGCAGCAAAAGGAGTTCGCCGCGGCCGATATCGGATTCACCGCCGTGAAGCATCAGCGCGAGGTGGGCACGGGCTACTTCGATGCCGTGACGCAAGCCATCGAGGGCGGCCAGTCCTCGACCACCGCGCTTGCGGGATCGACTGAGGAAGCGCAGTTCGAGTCTGCTTCCGGAGAGGGCCTGAAGGTGGCCTGA
- the acpS gene encoding holo-ACP synthase — translation MNTHAVGAAVAGIGVDLLRLERIERVFARHGERFARRILGPQEIEKFNIRYQRDPQRGLRFLASRFAAKEAFSKAIGLGMHSPMTWSRMQTLNEASGKPCVRLSEPLASWYGCRFGAAHVSITDESDMVAAFVVVEARKPEIKD, via the coding sequence ATGAATACGCATGCTGTCGGGGCCGCCGTGGCCGGAATCGGAGTCGACTTGTTGCGCCTGGAGCGCATCGAGCGCGTATTCGCCCGTCACGGCGAGCGTTTCGCGCGCCGGATACTCGGTCCGCAGGAAATAGAAAAATTCAATATTCGCTATCAGCGCGATCCGCAGCGAGGCCTGCGCTTCCTGGCCTCGCGCTTTGCCGCCAAAGAGGCCTTTTCCAAGGCCATAGGCCTGGGCATGCACAGCCCCATGACCTGGTCGCGGATGCAAACCCTTAACGAAGCCAGCGGCAAGCCCTGCGTGCGCCTGTCCGAGCCCCTGGCAAGCTGGTACGGCTGCCGCTTCGGCGCGGCGCATGTTTCAATTACGGATGAGAGCGATATGGTCGCGGCCTTTGTCGTGGTCGAAGCCCGCAAGCCCGAAATCAAGGATTAA
- the paaK gene encoding phenylacetate--CoA ligase PaaK, whose amino-acid sequence MSESKSSNAGRDAIEHASRDELQSLQLERLKWSLRHAYDNVPPYRAAFDKAGVHPDDLKQLSDISRFPFTTKQDLRDNYPFNMFAVPREKVSRIHASSGTTGKPTVVGYTAKDIDNWADLVARSIWAAGGRPGDIAHVAYGYGLFTGGLGAHYGAEKLGCSVVPMSGGQTEKQVQLIQDFKPDIILVTPSYFCNILEEMERQGMDPRDSSLRIGIFGAEPWTGQMRKDIEQRAGIDALDIYGLSEVMGPGVAMECVESKDGPVVWEDHFYPEIINPDTGEVVPDGEEGELVFTSLTKEAMPVIRYRTRDLTRLLPPTSRSMRRIDKITGRSDDMLIVRGVNLFPTQVEEVVLKMPELAAQYQLVLTRSGNLDELEILTEVRPEFDHLSVSERDQLAGKLKHAVKTYIGVSARVTVQTAGLVERTLTGKARRVIDKRPR is encoded by the coding sequence ATGTCTGAGTCGAAATCGTCGAATGCCGGGCGCGATGCCATCGAGCATGCCAGCCGGGATGAATTGCAAAGCCTGCAGCTCGAACGCCTGAAATGGTCGCTCAGGCATGCCTACGACAACGTGCCCCCTTACCGGGCCGCGTTCGACAAGGCGGGGGTGCATCCCGACGATTTGAAGCAGCTGTCGGATATCTCGCGTTTTCCATTCACGACCAAGCAGGACCTGCGCGACAACTACCCGTTCAATATGTTCGCGGTTCCGCGCGAGAAGGTGTCCCGCATCCACGCATCCAGCGGCACCACCGGCAAGCCCACCGTGGTCGGCTATACCGCGAAAGACATCGATAACTGGGCCGATCTCGTGGCCCGCTCGATCTGGGCGGCCGGCGGCCGTCCCGGCGACATCGCCCACGTGGCCTACGGCTACGGCCTGTTCACGGGCGGGCTGGGCGCGCATTACGGGGCGGAAAAGCTGGGCTGCTCGGTGGTGCCGATGTCCGGCGGCCAGACCGAGAAACAGGTGCAATTGATCCAGGACTTCAAGCCGGACATCATCCTGGTCACGCCTTCCTACTTCTGCAATATCCTGGAGGAAATGGAGCGCCAGGGCATGGACCCGCGCGACAGTTCCCTGCGCATCGGCATCTTCGGCGCGGAGCCCTGGACGGGCCAGATGCGCAAGGACATCGAGCAGCGCGCGGGCATCGATGCGCTGGACATCTACGGCCTGTCGGAAGTCATGGGCCCGGGCGTGGCCATGGAGTGCGTCGAATCCAAGGACGGCCCGGTGGTGTGGGAAGACCATTTCTATCCCGAGATCATCAATCCGGATACCGGCGAGGTCGTCCCCGACGGCGAAGAGGGCGAGTTGGTCTTCACCTCGCTGACCAAGGAAGCCATGCCGGTGATACGCTACCGTACACGCGACCTGACGCGGCTGCTGCCGCCCACGTCGCGCAGCATGCGCCGCATCGACAAGATCACGGGCCGCAGCGACGACATGCTGATCGTGCGCGGCGTCAATCTGTTCCCGACCCAGGTCGAGGAAGTCGTGCTGAAGATGCCCGAGCTGGCGGCGCAGTATCAACTGGTGCTGACGCGCAGCGGCAACCTGGACGAGCTGGAAATCCTGACGGAAGTGCGTCCCGAGTTCGACCACCTCAGCGTTTCCGAGCGCGACCAGCTGGCGGGCAAGCTCAAGCATGCGGTCAAGACCTATATCGGCGTGTCGGCGCGCGTCACGGTGCAGACGGCCGGGCTGGTCGAACGCACGCTGACGGGCAAGGCCAGGCGGGTCATCGACAAGCGGCCCAGATAG
- the paaG gene encoding 2-(1,2-epoxy-1,2-dihydrophenyl)acetyl-CoA isomerase PaaG, translating to MSYENIVFDLDGGIARITFNRPDKLNSFTAAMHGELADALTKVESGQARVLVLTGNGRGFCAGQDLSEREMSAGSAPIDLGSTIEKYYAPLVRRLRALPMPVVVGVNGVAAGAGANLALAGDIVIAKQSASFIQPFCRLGLLPDTGGTYVLPRLVGQARAMGLSMLGDKLSAEKAEQWGLIWQCVPDDAFEARLDELARHFADAPTKGLAYTKRALNRSLANSLDEQLDLERDLMRELGASHDYAEGVAAFLGKRQPAFKGK from the coding sequence ATGAGCTACGAGAACATTGTCTTTGACCTGGACGGCGGCATCGCACGCATCACCTTCAATCGCCCCGACAAGCTGAACAGCTTCACCGCGGCGATGCACGGTGAATTGGCAGACGCCCTGACAAAGGTCGAGAGCGGCCAGGCGCGCGTGCTGGTGCTGACGGGAAATGGACGCGGCTTCTGCGCGGGCCAGGATCTGTCCGAACGGGAAATGAGCGCAGGCTCGGCGCCGATAGACCTAGGTTCCACCATCGAAAAATACTATGCGCCGCTGGTGCGCCGCCTGCGCGCTTTGCCCATGCCTGTCGTGGTCGGCGTCAACGGCGTGGCGGCCGGCGCCGGCGCCAATCTGGCCCTGGCCGGCGACATCGTCATCGCCAAGCAGTCGGCCAGCTTCATCCAACCTTTCTGCCGCCTCGGGCTCCTGCCCGACACGGGCGGCACCTATGTCCTGCCGCGCCTGGTGGGCCAGGCCCGCGCCATGGGGCTGTCCATGCTGGGCGACAAGCTCAGCGCCGAAAAGGCCGAGCAGTGGGGCCTGATCTGGCAATGCGTGCCCGACGATGCCTTCGAGGCGCGCCTGGACGAGTTGGCCCGGCATTTCGCCGATGCGCCCACCAAGGGCCTGGCCTATACCAAGCGGGCGCTGAACCGGAGTCTGGCCAACAGCCTGGACGAGCAGCTGGACCTGGAACGCGACCTGATGCGCGAACTGGGCGCCAGCCACGATTACGCCGAAGGCGTGGCCGCCTTCCTGGGCAAGCGCCAGCCGGCATTCAAGGGGAAATGA
- the ccoS gene encoding cbb3-type cytochrome oxidase assembly protein CcoS, with protein sequence MEASLFLLLPISLLAVIAIGAAFWWAIFAGQFDDANEAAQAILLDDDSPEGQRAGEKNT encoded by the coding sequence GTGGAAGCCTCTCTGTTTCTGCTGCTGCCGATCTCGCTTCTGGCGGTGATCGCCATCGGGGCCGCTTTCTGGTGGGCCATTTTTGCCGGCCAGTTCGACGATGCCAACGAGGCGGCGCAAGCCATCCTCCTGGACGACGACAGTCCCGAAGGTCAGCGGGCGGGCGAAAAGAACACCTAG
- the queF gene encoding NADPH-dependent 7-cyano-7-deazaguanine reductase QueF (Catalyzes the NADPH-dependent reduction of 7-cyano-7-deazaguanine (preQ0) to 7-aminomethyl-7-deazaguanine (preQ1) in queuosine biosynthesis), translating to MPDPSLIQAPLGQDVSYPDRYDPKLLFPIDRAANRQSLRIPGPWFGADIWNAYEVSWLNKKGKPAVALARFVVPHDSPMLIESKSFKLYLNSFSEERFDHAQAVREIMVGDLSRAAGAPVQVELAELSQTAAVPCHPLEGVNIDGADIEITAYEPAPGLLRCLPGGEVTSETLVSDLLKSNCPVTGQPDWGSVQVRYTGPRIDHESLLAYIVSLRRHTEFHEHCVEKMYCDIWHACQPQSLLVYARYTRRGGLDINPWRSSGPAQVSLDRNPRQ from the coding sequence ATGCCAGATCCCTCTTTGATCCAGGCCCCCCTGGGCCAGGACGTCAGCTATCCCGACCGCTACGACCCGAAGCTTTTGTTTCCGATCGATCGCGCCGCCAACCGCCAGTCGCTGCGGATTCCCGGCCCCTGGTTCGGCGCGGATATCTGGAATGCCTACGAAGTCTCGTGGCTGAACAAGAAAGGCAAGCCCGCCGTCGCCCTGGCCCGCTTCGTCGTGCCGCATGACAGTCCCATGCTGATCGAATCGAAGTCATTCAAGCTTTATCTGAACTCGTTCAGCGAAGAGCGTTTCGATCATGCTCAGGCCGTACGCGAGATCATGGTCGGCGATCTGAGCCGGGCCGCGGGCGCGCCGGTGCAGGTCGAACTGGCTGAATTGAGCCAGACCGCTGCTGTGCCCTGCCATCCTCTGGAAGGCGTCAACATCGACGGCGCCGACATTGAAATCACTGCCTACGAGCCGGCGCCGGGATTGCTGCGCTGCTTGCCAGGCGGGGAAGTCACCAGCGAAACGCTGGTGTCGGATCTACTGAAATCCAATTGTCCGGTAACCGGCCAGCCCGACTGGGGCAGCGTACAGGTCCGCTATACCGGCCCGCGCATCGATCACGAGTCCCTGCTGGCCTATATCGTTTCCCTGCGCCGGCACACCGAATTCCACGAGCACTGCGTGGAAAAGATGTATTGCGACATCTGGCATGCCTGCCAGCCGCAATCCCTGCTGGTATATGCCCGCTATACGCGACGCGGCGGGCTGGACATCAACCCCTGGCGCAGCAGCGGCCCGGCGCAAGTCAGCCTGGACCGCAACCCAAGGCAGTAG
- a CDS encoding MFS transporter: MTAASLAQIPDTPALKRRDWTIIGLIASAHASSHFFQLVFPTLYLSLAHEYGYDFVKLGMLASVFFLVSCLGQASSGFVVDRIGPAPVLRFGLASFVVSGILIAASNGYAMLVLAAVIGGLGNSVFHPVDYSIINHRVSQRRLGHAFSTHGLTGNLGWALTPVFMAGIIYVSNWRVAAFAAAALVAFVLLLTWLGRDLLAGRNAAVELEQAVAADPSAGDAAPDLAQQTVGRTLATLLVQPALWGAFLFFAFTSMALSAVQNYTIPMLGDVYGIDKVMAGTTLSAYMIAAAAGMLAGGFLVGATPNTERTVAISLLLAGGLLVVLAMGSVPSSFAMVLVAMAGFCSGVSAPSRDMLIRRVTPKGATGTVYGLVYSGMDVGSSLAPVGFGLMLDAGFSQGPWFGAATGFVVAAVLAVMVAKAAGRSIAHAAATARA; this comes from the coding sequence ATGACCGCCGCAAGCCTCGCTCAAATTCCGGATACGCCGGCCCTTAAGCGCCGCGATTGGACCATCATCGGCCTGATCGCCTCGGCGCACGCCTCGTCCCACTTCTTCCAGCTGGTCTTTCCCACGCTGTATTTGTCGCTGGCGCACGAGTATGGCTACGATTTCGTCAAGCTGGGCATGCTGGCCTCGGTGTTCTTCCTGGTGTCCTGCCTGGGGCAGGCTTCGTCCGGGTTCGTGGTCGACCGCATCGGCCCGGCGCCGGTGCTGCGCTTCGGCCTGGCCAGCTTCGTCGTCTCGGGCATCCTCATCGCGGCCTCCAACGGATACGCCATGCTGGTCCTGGCGGCCGTCATCGGCGGGCTTGGAAACTCGGTCTTCCATCCCGTGGACTACTCCATCATCAATCATCGCGTCAGCCAGCGTCGGCTGGGCCACGCCTTCAGCACGCACGGCCTGACCGGGAACCTGGGCTGGGCCCTGACCCCGGTTTTCATGGCCGGCATCATCTATGTGTCGAATTGGCGGGTGGCCGCCTTCGCGGCGGCGGCCCTGGTCGCTTTCGTCCTGCTGCTGACCTGGCTGGGGCGCGATCTGCTGGCCGGCCGCAACGCGGCGGTCGAACTCGAGCAGGCCGTGGCTGCCGACCCCTCGGCGGGCGACGCCGCGCCCGATCTGGCGCAGCAAACCGTGGGCCGGACCCTGGCCACCTTGCTGGTGCAGCCGGCGCTGTGGGGCGCTTTCCTGTTCTTCGCCTTTACGTCCATGGCTCTGTCGGCCGTACAGAACTACACCATACCCATGCTGGGCGATGTCTACGGCATCGACAAGGTCATGGCAGGCACCACCTTGTCCGCCTATATGATCGCCGCGGCCGCGGGCATGCTGGCGGGCGGCTTCCTGGTGGGCGCCACGCCCAATACGGAACGCACCGTGGCCATTTCGCTGCTGCTGGCCGGAGGCCTGCTGGTCGTGCTGGCCATGGGCTCGGTCCCCTCGTCCTTCGCCATGGTGTTGGTGGCCATGGCGGGTTTCTGCTCGGGCGTTTCTGCCCCCTCGCGCGACATGCTCATACGGCGGGTCACGCCCAAGGGCGCCACGGGGACTGTCTATGGCCTGGTGTATTCCGGCATGGACGTAGGCTCGTCGCTGGCGCCGGTGGGCTTCGGCCTGATGCTGGACGCCGGTTTCAGCCAGGGGCCGTGGTTCGGAGCCGCCACGGGCTTCGTGGTGGCGGCGGTGCTGGCCGTGATGGTTGCCAAGGCGGCCGGCCGCAGCATTGCTCACGCCGCCGCCACCGCGCGCGCTTGA